The Glycine max cultivar Williams 82 chromosome 12, Glycine_max_v4.0, whole genome shotgun sequence genome window below encodes:
- the LOC100810584 gene encoding DDRGK domain-containing protein 1, translating into MEELFVAVLSMLLVAALIPLYLWKRRQDSKPPPPHRDEAPQAPRRETVARATATRRMRRRPTASGASTSADPPATQEESAGESDDEAAGGGYYEAKAPKKKETKKQEREARRQAEEAARESRQAKQDRYSEMRRLKDEEREAEERKLEEEARAQKAKEEEAAALEFEKWKGEFSVDDEGTLEEVQGNTEDLLGNFVEYIKKHKCVPLEDLAAEFKLRTQECINRITSLESMGRLSGVMDDRGKFIYISQEEMKAVADYIKRQGRVSISHLASKSNQFIDLEPKVQYSEDINIAEEITVN; encoded by the exons ATGGAGGAGCTATTCGTGGCAGTTCTATCGATGCTTCTCGTAGCAGCGTTGATCCCACTCTACCTATGGAAACGCCGCCAGGATTCGAAACCTCCCCCTCCCCACCGCGACGAAGCTCCTCAG GCTCCGCGGAGAGAAACGGTGGCCCGCGCCACCGCCACTCGTCGCATGCGTCGCCGACCTACCGCGTCTGGAGCTAGTACTTCGGCAGATCCACCTGCGACGCAAGAAG AATCTGCTGGTGAGAGTGACGATGAAGCTGCTGGTGGAGGGTATTATGAGGCTAAAGCaccaaagaaaaaggaaactaaAAAGCAAGAGAGGGAAGCACGGCGTCag GCTGAGGAAGCTGCACGAGAGTCAAGGCAGGCAAAACAAGATCGTTATTCAGAAATGCGGAGGTTGAAGGATGAGGAGCGTGAGGCAGAGGAGCGTAAGTTG GAAGAGGAAGCCAGAGCTCAGAAGGCTAAGGAGGAGGAGGCTGCTGCATTAGAGTTTGAGAAGTGGAAAGGTGAATTTTCAGTTGATGATGAAGGTACCCTTGAAGAAGTGCAGGGTAATACTGAAGACTTGCTAGGCAATTTTGTTGAATATATAAAG AAGCACAAATGTGTTCCCTTGGAAGATCTTGCTGCAGAATTTAAATTGCGTACACAG GAATGTATCAATCGCATCACATCTCTGGAAAGTATGG GTCGGCTTTCGGGTGTTATGGATGATAGAGGGAAATTTATTTACATCTCCCAAGAAGAGATGAAAGCCGTCGCTGATTATATTAAGCGGCAAGGGAGGGTTAGCATTTCCCACTTAGCTAGTAAATCGAACCAGTTCATTGATTTGGAGCCTAAAGTCCAGTACTCTGAGGACATTAACATTGCGGAGGAGATAACTGTCAACTGA
- the LOC100810054 gene encoding rab GTPase-activating protein 22, with amino-acid sequence MWRDPGVPADSFYEIRPECTDVPVTRFKIKGVHPSIKGEVWEFLLGCYDPKSTFEERDQIRQRRRMQYATWKEECHQLFPLVGSGRFVTAPVITEDGQPIQDPLVLKETSQAKGLAVHPQYNNSPSSMDAANNLAKVTDKTVVQWMLTLHQIGLDVVRTDRTLVFYEKQENLSKLWDILAVYAWIDKDVGYGQGMCDLCSPMIILLDDEADAFWCFERLMRRLRGNFRCTESSVGVAAQLSNLASVTQVIDPKLHKHLEHLGGGDYLFAFRMLMVLFRREFSFCDSLYLWEMMWALEYDPDLFLMYEMPQSASEKAEGSKGKTKSIRQCGKYEREIVKSGAKNAEAPLPMSVFLVASVLKDKSAKLLQEARGLDDVVKILNDTTGNIDAKKACCGAMKLHKKYLKKAKKP; translated from the exons GGAGTCCATCCATCAATTAAGGGAGAAGTTTGGGAATTTCTACTTGGTTGCTATGATCCCAAGAGTACATTTGAGGAAAGAGATCAGATAAGACAACGGCGAAG aatGCAATATGCTACATGGAAAGAAGAATGCCACCAATTGTTTCCTCTTGTTGGAAGTGGTAGATTTGTCACAGCACCTGTTATTACTGAAGATGGTCAGCCAATTCAAGATCCATTGGTGTTGAAAGAAACAAGTCAGGCCAAGGGATTGGCTGTACATCctcaatataataatagtcCTTCAAGTATGGATGCTGCAAATAATTTAGCAAAGGTGACAGACAAGACAGTAGTCCAGTGGATGTTAACTCTCCATCAAATAG GTCTTGATGTGGTTCGCACCGATAGGACATTAGTTTTTTATGAGAAGCAAGAAAACTTGTCCAAACTATGGGATATTCTTGCTGTTTATGCTTGGATAGATAAGGACGTTGGCTATGGTCAAG GAATGTGTGACCTATGCTCCCCAATGATAATTCTTCTTGATGATGAAGCAGATGCATTTTGGTGCTTTGAGCGTTTGATGCGCAGACTT CGAGGCAATTTTAGATGCACTGAGAGCTCTGTTGGTGTGGCAGCTCAACTAAGTAATTTGGCTTCAGTCACTCAAGTAATTGATCCAAAACTTCACAAACATTTAG AGCATCTTGGTGGAGGTGACTATCTGTTTGCTTTTCGAATGCTAATGGTTTTGTTTCGTCGAGAATTCTCCTTTTGTGACTCATTGTACCTTTGGGAG ATGATGTGGGCTCTAGAATATGATCCTGATTTGTTCTTGATGTATGAAATGCCTCAATCAGCTTCTGAAAAGGCTGAGGgctcaaaagggaaaacaaagtCAATACGTCAATGTGGAAAGTATGAGAGAGAAATTGTGAAGAGTGGAGCAAAAAATGCTGAAGCACCTCTTCCTATGTCTGTTTTCCTTGTTGCTAGTGtattgaaagataaaagtgcAAAACTACTCCAAGAAGCACGAGGCTTGGATGATGTTGTCAAG ATTTTGAATGACACAACTGGTAATATAGATGCCAAAAAAGCTTGCTGTGGGGCTATGAAACTTCAcaagaaatatttgaaaaag GCCAAGAAACCCTAG
- the LOC100789175 gene encoding COBRA-like protein 10 produces MVSTLLKQVRSSHPTKTITKVITTYLFLFLSFHVGHGQHDFEKFSSSLSSPPPPHMTELDACNGVFLTYALLGRVKEYPHVTNTSKQAWAFKAEASLTNVGDEEVPGWKMFVGFQHREILVSADGAVLIDAGDFPAEVGNGTTLVGTATTDLKTAIDTAGDINQMSVRIQMTGTQFGLGAGATPMPKTIRLENDGFKCPAPSRRATRMFVCCKKDPKVKAKQAKKTKYPPRRKGDITIAYDVLQAFQNNYYAEVRIDNNHPLGRLDHWNLTWEWQKGEFIYSMKGAFARRKDPSECLYGLAGKFYKDMDFSNVATCEKKPTISDLPSERKEDEKVGKLPWCCRNGTVLPPIMDKNKARSMFQMQVFKIAPDSDNRTALTPPTKWNIDGVINPKYKCSAPVRVDPQVFPDPSGLRAITTAVASWQIVCNITKPKPQENRCCVSFSAFYNESAIPCNTCACGCDDTRKCSSRASPLLLPPDALLVPFVNRTVKARAWAKLKHLHVPSKLPCGDNCPVSINWHVSSDHKDGWTARITLFNWEEYSFDDWFTAIQLKRTFEDFHDVYSFNGTRIPGLKTVFLEGLKGLNYLSGETNGTHANDPRVPGKQQSVLSFSKKHIKDFDVTHDGFPTKVFFNGMECSLPPIRPAKSSGHKSSSISVIALIFTAFVTFLMI; encoded by the exons ATGGTATCTACTTTATTAAAGCAGGTACGTTCTTCTCAcccaacaaaaacaataacaaaagtaataacaacttatttatttcttttcttgagCTTCCATGTTGGTCATGGACAACATGACTTCGAAAAATTTTCATCGTCCTTGTCGTCGCCGCCTCCGCCACACATGACGGAGCTCGATGCCTGCAACGGCGTGTTCCTCACGTACGCGCTCCTGGGGCGTGTGAAGGAGTACCCGCACGTGACGAACACGTCGAAGCAGGCGTGGGCTTTCAAGGCGGAGGCGTCCCTGACAAACGTCGGGGACGAAGAAGTgccggggtggaagatgtttgTCGGGTTCCAGCACCGCGAGATTCTAGTCTCCGCCGACGGCGCCGTGCTCATCGACGCTGGAGACTTTCCGGCGGAGGTGGGGAACGGGACCACGCTGGTGGGGACCGCCACGACCGACTTGAAGACCGCCATAGACACCGCCGGGGATATTAACCAGATGAGTGTGAGGATTCAGATGACGGGGACGCAGTTTGGGTTGGGTGCAGGGGCTACGCCAATGCCTAAAACCATTCGTCTCGAGAATGATGGCTTCAAATGCCCTGCACCTAGTCGaagag CCACGAGAATGTTCGTATGCTGCAAAAAGGACCCAAAAGTAAAAGCCAAGCAAGCAAAGAAAACAAAGTACCCACCTCGTCGCAAAGGAGACATAACCATAGCATACGACGTGCTCCAAGCCTTCCAGAACAACTACTACGCGGAAGTCAGAATAGACAACAACCACCCATTAGGTCGTCTTGATCACTGGAACCTAACATGGGAATGGCAAAAGGGAGAATTCATATACTCCATGAAAGGAGCCTTTGCTCGCAGAAAGGACCCTTCTGAGTGCTTATATGGTCTTGCAGGAAAGTTCTACAAAGACATGGATTTCTCAAATGTCGCCACGTGTGAGAAGAAGCCAACAATCTCTGATCTTCcatcagaaagaaaagaagatgaGAAAGTTGGGAAGCTCCCTTGGTGCTGTAGGAATGGCACTGTTTTGCCTCCTATCATGGACAAGAACAAAGCTAGGTCAATGTTCCAGATGCAAGTGTTCAAAATTGCACCTGACAGTGACAACAGAACTGCTCTCACTCCACCTACAAAGTGGAACATTGATGGTGTCATAAACCCTAAATACAAGTGCAGTGCCCCAGTTAGAGTTGACCCTCAAGTCTTCCCTGACCCTAGTGGGCTTAGGGCTATTACCACAGCAGTGGCAAGTTGGCAAATAGTTTGCAACATCACAAAACCTAAGCCTCAAGAAAACCGTTGCTGTGTCTCTTTCTCAGCATTCTACAACGAATCAGCCATCCCTTGCAACACGTGTGCATGTGGGTGTGATGACACGAGGAAGTGCAGCTCTAGGGCTTCACCGTTGCTTCTTCCACCAGATGCTCTTCTTGTGCCGTTTGTTAACAGGACCGTTAAGGCACGTGCATGGGCCAAGCTCAAGCACTTGCACGTGCCGAGCAAGCTCCCTTGTGGGGACAACTGCCCCGTCAGCATCAACTGGCACGTGAGTTCTGATCACAAGGATGGATGGACAGCTAGGATCACGCTTTTCAACTGGGAGGAATATTCCTTTGACGATTGGTTCACGGCTATTCAGTTGAAGAGGACTTTTGAGGATTTTCATGATGTTTATTCCTTCAATGGGACGAGGATTCCTGGTCTCAAAACTGTGTTCTTGGAGGGGTTAAAGGGTTTGAATTACTTGTCAGGAGAAACCAATGGAACACATGCTAATGACCCTAGGGTTCCAGGGAAACAACAATCTGTTCTTTCTTTCAGCAAGAAGCATATAAAAGACTTCGATGTCACACATGATGGGTTCCCCACTAAGGTTTTCTTCAATGGAATGGAGTGTTCACTTCCTCCAATTAGACCTGCCAAAAGTTCAGGGCACAAATCATCTTCCATCAGTGTCATTGCCCTCATTTTCACAGCTTTTGTGACTTTCTTGATGATCTAA
- the LOC547892 gene encoding napin-type 2S albumin 1 precursor has protein sequence MTKLTILLIALLFIAHTCCASKWQQHQQESCREQLKGINLNPCEHIMEKIQAGRRGEDGSDEDHILIRTMPGRINYIRKKEGKEEEEEGHMQKCCSEMSELKSPICQCKALQKIMDNQSEQLEGKEKKQMERELMNLAIRCRLGPMIGCDLSSDD, from the coding sequence ATGACCAAGCTTACAATTCTCCTCATCGCTCTTCTCTTCATCGCCCACACCTGCTGCGCCTCCAAATGGCAACAGCACCAGCAAGAGAGCTGCCGCGAGCAGCTCAAGGGGATCAACCTCAACCCCTGTGAGCACATCATGGAGAAGATCCAAGCTGGCCGCCGCGGCGAGGACGGCAGCGACGAAGATCACATTCTCATCAGGACCATGCCGGGAAGAATCAACTACATCAggaagaaggaaggaaaagaagaagaagaagaaggacaCATGCAGAAGTGCTGCAGCGAAATGAGCGAGCTGAAAAGCCCCATATGCCAGTGCAAAGCGCTACAGAAGATAATGGATAACCAGAGCGAGCAACTGGAGGGGAAGGAGAAGAAGCAGATGGAGAGAGAGCTCATGAACTTGGCTATTAGGTGCAGGTTGGGACCCATGATAGGGTGCGACTTGTCCTCCGATGACTGA